The sequence TATGAGCATAATCTGCTGCTCAAACACGCGCTCGAGGCGCTCGGCTTTCACGTGACAGGGCTGCTCGCGCGCGTTCTCTGGAGCGCGCCTGAAGGCGCAATCACAGCTCGCAGTCACATGCTGTTACGCGTAGACCTCGATCAGCCGTACATCGTGGATGCGGGATTTGGCGGCGTCACTTTGACCGGACCGCTTCGCCTTGTACCCGGCATCGAACAAGCGACGCCGCATGAACCGTTTCGCCTCGTCAAAGTAGACGACGAATTTATCGAAGAAGTCAGAATTCGCGAGGCATGGGTACCGCTCTACCGCTTCGGTCTGCAGAAAGCGTTTCTGCCCGACTATGAAGTCATCAACTGGTACACCTCGACCCGTCCCGAGACGCTTTTCGTGACTGAGCTGCTCGCCGCGCGGCCGGTGTCCGATCGCCGCTATGCGTTGCGCAACAATCAATTCACTGTGCACTATTTGAATG is a genomic window of Burkholderiales bacterium containing:
- a CDS encoding arylamine N-acetyltransferase; the encoded protein is MTTSIDLNAYLERIAYPGERAPTLATLAAIHVRHTEAIAFENLNPLMGWPVPLDLESLQKKMVRDGRGGYCYEHNLLLKHALEALGFHVTGLLARVLWSAPEGAITARSHMLLRVDLDQPYIVDAGFGGVTLTGPLRLVPGIEQATPHEPFRLVKVDDEFIEEVRIREAWVPLYRFGLQKAFLPDYEVINWYTSTRPETLFVTELLAARPVSDRRYALRNNQFTVHYLNGRTERRILANADEMREILRGPFGLTLPDAPELDAALKRLTAAA